Part of the Arvicanthis niloticus isolate mArvNil1 chromosome 2, mArvNil1.pat.X, whole genome shotgun sequence genome, aatgaactcaggtcattgggcttgACAGCAACTGTTTTtccccattgagccatcttcctggctccACTTCTGacttaaaagcaagcaagcaagcaagcaagcaagcaagcaagcaagcaagcaagcaagcaagcaagcatttaaaatgtttgtggGTGCTACATGTGTTGATCCCTagtgtggccagaagagggcatcagacctcttggagctggagtaacagacaGATGTGAGCACTGTaaattaaactcagatcctctggaaggggAGCAAGCCCTCTTTACCGCAGAGCAACCCCTCTAGTCCCTCATTCTGATTTTTCTGTCCAGAATGTGCTGCTTTTATTGTGGGTCAAAATCTGGGCTCCAGGTCTGTCTTCTGCCCAGCATGGAAGCTGCTGTGGGGTGCTTCCCGTTGACAGCCACTTTTCTGAGTGGAAGGTCTTTGCCTGTTGGCGGAGGTGAGGGCAGAAAAACTTTAGGCTCTAGCTTCCCGAGGTGTGCTGGGTCCTGAGCTCCATGCCTGGGTGTAAGGACGAGTAATTGGAGAGATGGCCAGCTTCAGTGGTCCCAGCTGTTGGGTTGGAGTGTGGTATTCTGAATGGGTGTTGGCCTCTTGCCCAGCGGTACTCCTAAGTAGGGCTCTAAGGTGTTTATTCAGAGACATCCTGAGATTGCTCATTGGAGGCTGGTAAAACCTGGGGAGTTCCCTTCCTTCAGGCCTGCTTCTTCCAGACTTTATTTCCTGGTCCCTCAACCCATCATCCTGAGATAGTGGCAGCAGCCATAGTGCTTTGTGAGAGTTCTTTACCTCCTTTTCCTGACTTGGGCTTCAGGAGactgctttttcttcctcttagagAAAGTAGAATCAGGTTTGGGAAGATGAAAGTCAGGCTTGGGATTCATAAAAGGCACCTGGAGACTATTTGGTTCTTtagttttcagagacagggtttctctatctagccctggctgtcctggaactctgtagaccaggctggccttgaactgacagatcctcctgcctctgcttcccaagtgctgagactaaaggagtgtgccaccatgcctggaagattttttattttattttattatttatacagtTTTACTGTGTACCCTTAACTGACTTGGAAATTCACTGTAGACCCATGCAGGCCTCAGACTCAATAcagtctcctgcctcatccttttGGGTGCTGAAATCACTGTATATGGCCAGAGAGATTCTTAGCATCCTCTCCTTAAGTTCCCCAGCACTAGCCtttgtttttgtccttttctGCTTAGGAACCCagcagtctctgtgagtctccTTGACAACGGGATAGATAAGTTAAAAATAACTCTGTGCTGGGCCTTCTCTGGTGCTTGGCTCAGTTCCTGTGGCTTCTAGATGCTCTTAGAGTGTGTCAGTGGGTGGATTACAGGGTAGCCAGGGCAGGTGCTTACACTTTGAAGCCCTGAGGTTGAGGGATCAGAGCTACATAGCCACCACATGTGTTATGATCTAGTCTTACTACAGGTGGTTGGTTGCCAGTGCAGTGTGAGTGTAAATGTTTATGAAGGGGAAACTGATGTTGGTGCCAGGACTTCACTTCCTCTAACTGAGAGGAGCAGTCATGGAGGTGTTAGTGTCTCAGGCCTCTGTGACAGTGGAGTGGGACACAGCTCTGGTGGCATTTGCTTATCTCTTCTCAGGGAATCCCTACACTGGTCTTGATGATATAGATCAATGATAGGTAAGGTAATGTTCTGGTCTTACATGCACAAGCCTCTAGACTTAATTCCCCAGTACAAAGCAACACACAAAAAGGAACCCCTAAAAATGAGGGGGACCCTTACTGAACCCgctcataaaattgaaatatcAAAGTATTCAGCCATCTGGGTCAGTGGTGACAGAGGCTGTGGCTTTTTGCCCTTGGTTTGGTTCAGGTACAGGTGGAGCAGGGTTTTCAGAAAAGGACAGCTATTTCTGGGTATTTAGGCCGACATAGGGATGAGCCTGGGGTACTTAAACAATGGCAGGCTCAGGTCCAGGCCCTCAGAAATTAGTCACAGCCTCCTCCATTTTGCATTCTTGGGAagctatttctgtcttctcataccTCCTCTGGGGCCCATGGTGTGGGGCTGTTAACAGATTgtgcatgatatagctgtctctacTCATGTCAGAACCCTGTCAGGATTACTGTGGCCCAACTGTCCTCTCACCTTTTTGGGTTGTAGTGTGCACGTGGGACCagttgggttgatgtgtgggtcccTCCTCTGTCTCGCCACGTGGCTAGGGCCTCTCGTGGGGACAGAGGCACCAGAATTTGGCTGTGTTCACTCCTTGCTGTCACTGGGTGGACATTGGACCATGTAAAGCTGTGGGACTcctcttgggggtggggagcacgGAGCTAGAGCTTTTGGCATGGGAGCCACCAAAAGGTGGCCAGGAACCGGCTGGTTCTCAGGTCTTTGGACTCCCAAGCACTGCTGGGGTGCCGCGGAAGGGCTGAGAATGACGTTacaactcacttggctgggtcatggctgctAGCACGTTTGGCTTGGGTGGCTGAGTTGATGGTCTCCGTGATTGGGAATGCAGAGAGTTCTTAGATGAAGACCTGTTCTGTTGTTCCCCTCggcaggtcccaaagaagagaaacagtccatggtcttaagacattattgtcatggtggaaagtagatgaaaactaTACGGGCCTGAGGTTTAGTAGCTTTTGCAAGGAAGAGGgtttgggaaggaatgtttaattggctatgcccctctggcctttaggtatctcattaatatggaaatctgtcttgaggctctatggcctgtagtcacatcctctacctgtggagggctAGTGGGTGTTGTTCTACGTGATTGGAGGACCCCACTCTATGGAGCTCTGCAGCCTTgtatcaggagcctggagtctgggagtgtggtgagaTGCATGCCATCATCCGTTAGGATCACCTTGcacgaccagaaaccatgctgtcctttcatggtcctacatcACCTCACTATGCTTGGTGCTCTGAGTTTTTTTAATGGATCTCCTGTGACAGGTGTTCACTTTTTAGTAGTCACCCAGCAGTTTTGACCTTtgctctttgtttttgtgttgtagGAATCAGAATCTGAAGCAAAGCTAGATGGAGAGACAGCATCAGACAGTGAGAGCCGAGCAGAAGCAGCTCCCCCACCAACCTCCATAGATGACACCCCAGAGGTCCTTAACAGGGCCCTTTCCAACTTGTCCTCAAGGTAACCTGGCGTAGTGGTGCACAGTGTCCATTGCTGAGTATGACTGAGGCTTTTAGGATTTCCGGCTCAAGGTTATTTTCTCTCCTCCACATACACCCACTGTGCACATTTCTTTCAGTCCAGGAAGACTGAACTTATTTCCTAAGAAATAAGACTCCtgacccttccccccaccccccaaacccagTCCACTTAACATGagctgtgtgcatgtatgagaaGCACAAGTCATAAGAACACTTTCTGAAAGTGTTCCTGTGCTCCTCCTTTGGATAGGGCGTCATGAATCCTTAGTCTTGCTATTAGCTTGCTGTGGAATCTGTTTCCATTTCTTAGCATAATATATACAGATATTATGTGCTGATTTAAACATGCATTTGAAATAAAGCCTATCCAGATTGTTGTGTTGAAGGTGGGGTTGGTTGATGCATAACAAACATTCTTGTAGACAAGCCCGGTGCATATTTGTGGCAGTTGGCACTTTTGGTCTGAGACAGTTATTATCATTGTGATTTCAGGGGCATGCTATGTAGAAGCCAGTTGCAAGGAAAATGATTTTAACTTCCTCTTTTCAGATAGAAATGGCCACAGAAGCCATTCATGTAGACACAGAAGGGAAGAACACTATCTTCTCCTCTGGCTCTTCCCCACACTACCCCCATGCTTTGTGTGAGGTTTGTGCTAGTGGCTTCTGCACCTGCCAGGTAGTTGTGAGCAGGCAGTGGTGCTGAGGTCCTGCCGTCACCAGCTATGCCTCTGTTGAGGTGAAGGGATGCTCGGGAGAGGGTTACACCAGGGCCCTCCAGTCTCACCTCCTTAGACTTGTGCCTGACGGGTCTTTCTCTCTTACCTAGGTGGAAGAACTGGTGGGTGAGAGGCATCCTGACTTTGGCCATGATTGCATTTTTCTTCATTATCATTTACCTGGGACCAATGGTTTTGATGATGATTGTAAGTACCATTGACAAGCCATGTTAGTGCTTCACTCAGCTTTCCTGGGGGATTGTCATCTCCAGTCTGCTGCTGACAGTACCTGGTGATAGGTTGCTTCTGGGACTCTCTGGAGCTCCAGGTTTCTCAGAACCTTCTGTCTTAGAGCATCTGTAACTTGCCATTTTTCACATGTCAGCTGTAGGGTCACTATATGAATGGTGACCCGGCTGTTGGTTCATGTGAGactcttctggtttctttcttgTGTTCCTGGAGCAGGATGTGAGGAAAGCAGATGAGGCCCCCACATATATAGCTTCAGGGTCAGAGTGGGAAGAGGATTGGCTGAGACCTGGGAGGCTCTAGAAGAAAAGGTTAATCAGGATACCAGGGCTGTGCATTTTAATTGTGACATAAAGGGCTGCAGTGCCTGGTGGGGTGGTATGCGAGAGATCGTGGAGCAGTGTCAGTTGGAAGTGTTTCTTAAATGCAGAGCTTTACTGAAGCTGTGACctgttgctttctctttctgaagaCCCTAAGAAGAGCTCTCTGATGCCTCTGTGTTTTTTCAGGTTATGTGTGTTCAGATTAAGTGTTTCCATGAAATAATCACTATTGGCTACAATGTATACCACTCCTACGACCTGCCCTGGTTCAGGACCCTCAGCTGGTAAGCTTTCTGTTCCCTGGGGCAGGTGCCTTGCCTGATTTGGGTGATGTGATTTGTGGTAGGTACTTACAGTGCTGGTGGAGACATTGCCACAGACTTGCAGGGCATCTTTGAGCTTGGATTGTATGGGCCCTCTTGAGGAGTCTTGAGAAGCTGAGGGCGTCACTAAAACAAACAGATGTGTCTGTGGTTGGGTTTAGCTCAGCAGTAGGATCCTTGGGCTTCTGCAGCCAGGGATGGTCTTGTACATCTGCGAACTTTTTATGCTGCAGCCCAGCACATCACTGGGTCATTTGGGAACTGACAGGTGTTGGTGCTGGTGTTGCTGTCTCTGGAACTTGATTTTCTCATTGCCACAACAGATTGTTAAGGTTACTTTCTTTGTGCCAGTGTGGTTAGGATCTGAGCTCCTTCAGAGAGACTGCGTTTTTCTTCTCCTAAAAAGGCTTGGCTGCCTAACAGCAAGCACTAAATAAAGAACTGTGGCACATATGATTTCTGAGCCCTTTCCTGACCCAAAGCTCTGCTGTTGGCCATGCTGTTCTCAGGTAGTGTCATTCTAGCAGAACTGGGAAGATTCCCACTGACCGTGAGAATTGCTCTGTGACTTAATGGGCTGGACAGGAATGATTTGTGTGTAAGCAACTTGGTTATGGTCAAGGAAGCTGGCACACTCAGATCTGGGCACACTGTTTATGTGCATCCATCACTCAACAGTACAAGCTGACTCTCCGCTTCCACCTGCCCTCTGGGCTCAGATGTTGTTCTCTTTGTGGCTGTTCTGTAGCTAGACAGCTGTGTCTTTAGTCTTGATAATATACTCAGGAGGCCTGGCTGTTCTCGTCAGTCACTttacaaagaaattttttttcctaccaaaTAAACCCAATAATTAAAAGTTGGGAAAGAGAGGCTTTTTAGTTTCTTCCTGTTGAGGACTTGGGGTGATACAGTGTGATCCAATACCCAGAAGCAAAGTAGAGGCTGCATAAGGGTGTGGGTTGAGTCTCCCCTCAGGTCTTCAGTTGAAGAGAGGATGTAAACAAATGTGCAGTTGACGCTGGTTGAGGGTCTGGGTTACAGCCAGGCTTCCAAAGGGGCATATGTCCTGATATGGAGCCTGGTTGCCTAATGAGGTCATCAGTTAATACTTGCTGTAAAAATAATGCAGTGTGTTAGATGTCAGGTCATGCagctttttaaaagttcatttttataaaatggtattaaaacaacaaaggaaCTTGATGGATAGATGAAGAGAGTGTTCCAGAAAGGAAGAGGTAAGTCAGAAGAGACAGTAACAAAGCCAAGTGAGCCGCTTTTCACAGTGAGGGGTCCTGTGGGCTAGTAGGAGTGAGCCTAGGGAGGGGGGCTGATGCACACTGGAGGGTCCTGAGGTTAGGTGTGGGAACACAAAAGGGAGAAACTGAGTCCAGGTTTGTAAGTCAGGGAGAGTGAGTGAAAGGTGCCACAGCTGCCTAGCTCAGCTCTCAAGGTGGGCAGGCTGTCTGACAGGGTGGACGGGGGCTGCATGCACTCCCGCACACGGTGCTCTCTCTCACCGATTCCAGGTACTTCCTCCTGTGTGTGAACTACTTCTTCTATGGGGAGACAGTGACAGACTACTTCTTCACTCtggtccagagagaggagccttTGCGGATTCTCAGTAAATACCACCGCTTCATCTCCTTTACCCTGTATCTCACAGGTATGTTATCACGAGTTTCTCCAGTTCTCTGGGCATTGAGTTCCTCTGTTTGATTTATAAGAGTTGGTTATAGTTTTGTGATGTGAACTCTGACCATGCTAGGACGTGAACTGACAGCTCTGTCTTACATTGACtgtaaactgatttttttcctgtgggCTTTGAAGTTAATGCAGTGCTTAATTGTTACAAATGAATTGTCATTGGACTTCTTAACTcagctaaagagaaagaaatgcagTGTGATTGATTTTATTCTCTCCTTCTGTCGCCAACTAGGATTCTGCATGTTTGTACTGAGTCTAGTTAAGAAGCATTATCGGCTGCAGTTCTACATGGtaagggcagtgtgtgtgtgtgtgtgttctggggccGTGTGAGAGATTAAGATTGATTTCTTGGGTTATTTGACGATCTGCATAAACTAACCTATGAAGCTTGTTGGCTAGGTGATCTGTAGAAACTCAGTAAGCTTTCATGTTTTATGTGACAAATCAAAAATCTGATGTGGTTTATTCTGTATTCATCTAGAGCCCGGAGCAGGAAGAACTAGAGTCCTGCTGTCCGTCATCTAGCTAGGCCAGACACTCAGCTTATACCCTGAGGAGTCTTTCCCCTGGGCGTCTGAAGGCAGGCTCCCAGCAAGAACAGAGACACTGCTGTAGGGACTCCATCTAATTCACTGTTTGCTGCTGGTcattctttgcctctctctgagTGGGACAATGTTCCTAGGCCTGAGAGAGCACAAAAGGACTCACCCACTGGTAGGGTACAGATCCTACTGtaatgtttctgttgttgtttgattgggtattactatgtagctgaggctggtctcacatttacaatcctcctgcctccggattgctgagatttcaggcatgTATCGTCCATGTCTATCTTAGTCCTTGTTTTTGGTAGGACTGTGGCTGGGAAAGACTGTATTTCTTCCAGAAGTTTGTTCTGTACGTGTCACTGCCAGTAAGCCTGGTATTCAGGCCCGTCTTCCCTGCTTCTCAGTAGTTCCCCATTTGTTCCTTATTTTTTGAAGCTGTTATGGTAATAAATGAGGTAGGGAGAGTTCATTTCCTTCTCTTGCAGTTTGGCTGGACCCATGTGACCTTGCTTATTGTCGTAACGCAGTCACACCTTGTTATCCATAACTTGTTTGAAGGAATGATATGGTAAGTAGTGACACTGGGAAGAATGTTTACTTTTTTCCCTCCCCAGGCATTGGGGTTGTCTCTCACACACGGGTAGGCCAAGGATCTCGGCCTCTGTTTTCAAGCTTTTCACCTATCAGCAGTTCCTGTGGGTTGGTTTGCAATGAGTGTGTGATTCAGTAGGTCTGGGGTGGCACCGTATTTGAATTTCTAGTGCATTCCCAGGTGATGTAGATGCCATGGATCAGATTTTAGCTTTACAGGTACACTGAAGAAATCAAAGGTGAAGAACTGTGGCAGCAGACTTGAAGACGTAGGTGAGATAGTCATGATTTCCTAGCAACATGTAAACAAGGAAAGTAATGGAAATACACACTTGAATAGATCAGTAGTTATAGAGGGGCTTTGAAAACTGTTAATTCTACACTTGGCAAAAGACACAGGACCATATGGGTCAAGAGCCGATAGTTATCTGACCCTACTGAAGACCATATAGACGGAGAGGTAGATGGGAAACTGGTTTCCTTTATGATTAAATAAAATGCCTGAGAATTGAATTTGGCAGTGGAAGAAGAGTAGTATGCTCCTTCTGAGAGTTTTAAGTTGTGGTTTCATCTGGAAACGTGTATGTTAATCATGGCTGATAGGGGAAGTTAGGTGCCCTCAGTGGGACGGTCAGGACATACTTGGTGTAACGAGAGAGACACTGAGTGTGGTGGGTGACAAGCACACAAACTTCACCTCAGATTAGAATGTGTTCGTCTCTAAAGAGGGCCTGTAAGTGTCAGCCTTGTGTATTATATTTAAAACACGAGTAATGGCCCAGGGAAGTACTAACCAGCTCCTTCTCTGTCTGGGcttttattaagtatttaaaaGTGCTAAATTGAGCCTTAAGGCCAAGTGTGCCACTAGGATCAGTAGTAACTAATACCAGTGTTTCTAATGAAGGCTTCATCATAGCTGTGTAGAGCGAGACCACTGGAAGCCTTGatgaaggaaggattgtaggtTTTAGAGGTGAATGAGTGAGgaggttgtcttagggtttcattgttgggaagagacaccatgacacagcaactcttatgaaggaaaacattggggctggcttacagtttcagagttttagtccatcatcatcatagtgggaagcatggcagtgtgcaggcagacatggtgctggaggagctaagagttctacatcttcatcccaGACAGCAGAAGGGACTGTGTGCCGTATTAGATGTAGCTTGACTTCAAAGCCCGCCTCCATGGTGGCGCACATCCTCCAATAATGCTACTCCTCCTAGTAGTGCTACTCCTCCTAGTAGTGCTACTCCTCCTAGTAGTGCTactcctcctaatagtgctactcctcctaatagtgctactcctcctaatagtgcattcctccctatgggccaagccttcaaacacgtgagtctatgggggccatacttattcaaaccatcacattttgTCCCCTGGCCCCTATAAGCTTGAAACTTTAAAGCCTGTTTTCCTGTGTGTACATCCTCCATCAATGCcaccctaatccttcccaaacagttgcCCTGACTAATGACCCAAGTTTCACATATATGGGGGCTATTCTCATTTAACACTGTGGCGAATACTAGTGCTAGTAATAAACAATAAGAGATGTTAACTGTGACACCGATGCTGTAtactatttaaaaacataaaggtAATTTCTAGGCAAAAAAgtcaaaatgatttaaaatggtTGTTCTGGGGGCTGGTAGTAGGGAGTGGGGAAGAAGCAGTTTTCTCCTGCCTCTAACAGTTTATTGTCTTGTTCATGTACTACTTTGTAATGAAAAAGGAACAAGTGGCTTTTGTAGAATGCTGTCTTAGTCACTCAGTCAGTGAACACTCATGCCAAGCACTAGCTATGGCATTTTGGTGTGTCTTCCCCCATGCCTTTTTTGGGTGTGGTCTCAGTGTGCAGCCTAAACCAGCCTTGAGCTGACAGCAGTCCTTCTTTACCCTTCCCTGTTGCTGTTAGGCTTGTGCAACCATAGCTGACATACTTTCTTGTAAGTTTTTATTTACCGACGTCAGTTAAAATAGCAATGTATTTCGTTATGGTCTCATATGTGTGCACAGGGTATTCTTGTCATTCACCCCTTACTGCCTTCTCTTACTTCCTTTCCACCTCCCCTGATTCCCTGCCTCTTCccgtgtttattttcttttcaacttaAACCTTAATGAGTTATTTTGGCACTGAATTATTGTTGACATTCTTTGGTGGACTTCTGAGAGCATCTTGGTAGAGTGACTCCTTTTGGGTCTTTCCTAGGTTCATTGTTCCCATTTCATGTGTCATCTGCAATGATATTATGGCCTATATGTTTGGCTTTTTCTTTGGTCGGACCCCACTCATTAAGGTAAGTGGATCACCCTCACATGGGTTGTCATATTGGGTGGTAATGCTTTCTCTGTGGCATGTCAGGGGATAGAGAGGAAAACCAGCTGGTATTTATCCATGTGGTCCTGTCTTCACGTTACTTTGGGGCTgtgtaaggaaaaaaaaggatCAAAGAGACCCTGGcaaatactttgaaaaaaatctaccaaggaaaatatttttatgtaggcATACTCTTatggctttgctttttatttgactATTGTTAATTAATGTggatttttataatataataagtGTGTTAGCCACTAATGGAATAGAAAGAGAACTAACCTGAAGAACATAGGATAGAAAAAACATTTTGGGGGAGAATTTTGAAAGTGACATGATTAATTGGAGATTGATTTTATATAGAAATACTTGGTTctatggttttgagacagggtctcactgtgtaggccctggttgtcctagaactcactatgtagttcaggctggcttcagacagagatcctcctgacttTGCCTCCCTCAcactgggattaatggtgtgtgctgTCATCCCTGGCTAAAAATACTTTTCATAAGTAATTGAGCACCAGACCTGAGTTACAGAAGTTCTTTGCTGACAGTGtgttttctgtcttcagctctctccaAAGAAGACCTGGGAAGGCTTCATTGGGGGCTTCTTTGCTACTGTGGTGTTTGGCCTTCTGGTAGGTGATATCTCCCATCTGGATGGGAAGGGGACAGGGACTCACACCATCCTCAAAGCCCTGTGCAGGAGCAGAGAATGTCTTCCCAGACCAGACCACTGCTGACCCTTGCTCAAAAGAATGCATTCTGTAACTGGCATGGCAGCTTCCAGCTTTCAAGCAGTCGTGTAGGGGCCCATGTATATTTTATGTGCCCCATTATGCCCCTGTGCCAGGTAACGCTAATATTGGGGTCACAACAGCAGCTTGGAGTAGGGTTGAGGTGAGATGTGTTATTTTAGCTCAGGTTTTCTTTGGCACATGACCTGCTTGGAGGAGTACAGTCTTCTAACACTTTTGAGGATACCATGCCCTGCTGATCCTCAGTCCCCCCCCCTTTCTAGGGTTGGCTGGCTGTCACTGTGCCCCCCACAACCCTACCATGGCTTCCATGTAGCCCCGAGTTTAGAGATTTTTAGCACAGTAAGGCAGGGCTTCCCAGGTGGGAAGAATTGTCTTAAAAACAGCTCTTTGTTCAGATCTTTCCTGGGCCTTTTCAAGGTCTTTGTGTTTGGACACATGTATAGAGAGtgatgtgagtgtgagtgtgtgtgtgagtgtgtgtgtgtgtgtgtgtgtgtgtgtataatcttcTTGCTTAACAGTTCAGGTGAACTACATATGTGGTGAAACATAACCGTCTCTTCGAGCCCATGCTGTACAGTGAACAACATGGAAGGCACTGTGAGACTGGTAGCCAGTCAGGTGTTGGCCCGCCAGGCTAGATGTCTACAACTGATGTTCttgtctgtcctctgctctttgtCCTTAGCTCTCCTATGTGATGTCTGGGTACAGATGCTTCGTCTGTCCTGTGGAATACAACAATGACACTAACAGCTTCACTGTGGACTGTGAGCCATCTGACCTATTTCGCCTGCAGGAGTACAACATTCCTGGGGTGATCCAGTCGGTTGTTGGCTGGGTATGTACTATTTACATGCGACTGCAGAGAGGAGTTCCCTCTAGAGATACTAGCTTCCCCCT contains:
- the Cds2 gene encoding phosphatidate cytidylyltransferase 2, with translation MTELRQRAVREDAPPEDKESESEAKLDGETASDSESRAEAAPPPTSIDDTPEVLNRALSNLSSRWKNWWVRGILTLAMIAFFFIIIYLGPMVLMMIVMCVQIKCFHEIITIGYNVYHSYDLPWFRTLSWYFLLCVNYFFYGETVTDYFFTLVQREEPLRILSKYHRFISFTLYLTGFCMFVLSLVKKHYRLQFYMFGWTHVTLLIVVTQSHLVIHNLFEGMIWFIVPISCVICNDIMAYMFGFFFGRTPLIKLSPKKTWEGFIGGFFATVVFGLLLSYVMSGYRCFVCPVEYNNDTNSFTVDCEPSDLFRLQEYNIPGVIQSVVGWKTVRMYPFQIHSIALSTFASLIGPFGGFFASGFKRAFKIKDFANTIPGHGGIMDRFDCQYLMATFVNVYIASFIRGPNPSKLIQQFLTLRPDQQLHIFNTLKSHLTDKGILTSALDDE